The DNA sequence TCCGTTGAATACAAATGCTGTCGCACCAGAAGTCATTGTAGATAAGAATGGACTCCAAACCCATTTTTGCCAACCAGGTGCTGCAGTAGCCCAAACAATGTCATCTTCTTTAATATTCAACCAATGTTTCGGCGCCATTTGCATATGCGCATAGCCCCAACCATGCGTATGTACAACTGCTTTTGGATTGCCTGTTGTACCTGAAGTATACGGCAAGAATGCGACGTCATCACGTTTTGTCGGTGTGATTTCAAGCTCATCGCTCATTGTTTGTTTGCCGTCTTCGACGTTAATCCAATCTTCTTTGTGTTCCCCGATGATGAACTTAGTCAAGTCATCATACTCTTTAACGCCTTCAAATTCGTCTGCACCTGAAGCGATAGATAATACAGCATCTACTTCACCGTTCGTAATACGGTATTGCAAATCTTTAGTTCTAAGCATCTCTGATGCCGGGATTAAAGCAACACCTAGTTTTAAGGCCGCAATATAGACTTCATATGTCTCGATACTGCGTTCCATTTTGATTAATAAGGTATCCCCTTTTTTCAAACCGTTTTCTTTAAATAAGTTGCCGATACGGTTTGCGCTTTTAATCAATTCTTTATAAGTAACTTTAGTAGTTTCACCTGCATTGTTTTCAAAGATAATTGCTAATTTAGACGGATCTTTCGCATACATTTCAATTTCTGAAACGATATTAAAATCCTCAGGTGCTACCAAATCGGGTTTATTCATTCTTTACTCCTCCTAACACTAACGCACGTTTCCATGATTTTGGAAATAGAATACTTCTCCATTCTATCAATCTTCAGCTTATAAGATAAGTAAACCACCTTTTATTTTGCTTAGAAAACGTTTTCTTAACGTGTTTTAATGGTCTTATATCCTTATATGAGCAACGTTATAATCCTTTTGAATATAAATAGAAATGATTAGGGTTATCCGAGAAAATAATTATCGTTTGAATTCGACTAATAATGAAGGTTCTCAAAATATGTAAGTCAAAAGGCTGTTTTCATACAAAGAAGACACCCTCATAAAGAGGGTGCGCATCTTTAGGTATTGTATTAATTCGAAATATTTTGATAATTATTATGCTAAATTCGTATCGTTAGGCAAGACCGCTTTCTTTTTTCCAGCATCCGCACGCTTGTCCTTAGGCAATTTCACAATCTTGAAGCCAGTGTAAGCGAAGATGATAGAAATGATCGGTACTAAATAGTTTACAATCGCAAATGGTGCATATTCCATAACACCGACACCTAAAGTCGAAGCGATGAAAACACCGCAAGTGTTCCACGGTACGAAGACAGAAGTCAATGTTCCGCCGTCTTCTAATGCACGTGATAAGTTTTTCGGATGCAATCCTTTTTCATTGAATGTTTTTGCGTACATACGTCCTGGAACAATAATTGAAATGTATTGTTCAGAACAAGTGACGTTGGTACCGATACAAGATAAAATAACTGAAGTTAACAGTGAACCTGTATTCTTTGCCCAACGTAAAATGATACTGATTAATGAATCCAGCATACCTGAATATTCTAAGACCCCGCCAAAAGTCATCGCAACTAATGTTAATGAAATGGTATAGAACATAGATTCTAAACCGCCGCGGTTAAAGAGTTCATCTACCATTTTATTACCAGACTCCATTGTATAGCCCGTTTGCAGCGCTGTCAGTGCTTCTATTAAAGAACCGCCTTGTACAAAGATTTGTGCAAAGAAACCTAAGATAATACCGGCACAAATCGCTGGAATTGCAGGTACCTTCAACATAACTAAGACAATTACTGCTAATGGAATCAATAATAACCAAGGTGAAATCAAGAATTGATCTTGCATTGTAGTAAGGATTTTATTGATATTTTTCGGATTAAAGTTTTTATTTCCGTATTGCATACCGATAAAGAAGAATGCGACAAGAGAAATCAGTAATGCAGGTATTGTTGTAAACATCATGTGTTTAATATGTTCGAATAAATCTACTTTTGTCAGTCCTGATGCTAAGTTCGTCGTATCTGATAGAGGACTCATCTTATCACCGAAGTATGAACCGGAAATAACTGCCCCGGCAACCATTCCAGGATTGATTCCCATACTCATACCAATCCCCATAGAAGCAACCCCCACAGTTGCCATGGTAGACCAAGAACTTCCGATGGCCAGTGCGACAATCCCGCAAAGCAGTACAACGACCGCTAAGAAGAATCTCGGATCAATTAACTGCAACCCGTAGTAAATCATTGTCGCAACAACACCGCTGCCGATCCAAGAACCGATAATCAAACCGACTAAGATGATGATGACAATCGCAGGCAATGCGTGTCTGATCCCCTTATACATCATCTGTTCGACATCATCGAATTTATAACCATGCAGCATGGCTACCCCAATCGCAACCGCTGTCCCAATCATAAGCGGTATATGCGGTTCTTTCTTTAAGACTGCTACAGTAAATAGCATGACTGCAATCATCAAGCCTAAAGTGAATAATGATGGCCAAATACCAATGTGCTTTTTCTCTTTTTCTTCAACAACTTGTCCATTTTTCTCTTCTCCTTGCATAACATCAACCACGCCCCTTTTATATCTTTAGTGTCATAATACATAAATTTGAAATCGCTTTCAACACTAATATGGCAAGGGAATTGCCACTTCAAGACAGCCTTCTGTATTTTTAAGGAAAACACTGTCATTTCACAAAACGCTAGAAAGCTAGTTATATCAAGTGTTTTGATAATTCTGACAAATTTAAAAATGAATGAATTTGACACCATTTTAAGTGCTGAAAAAATTAAAATTATTTTTGATGTGTTCATGACCCTTTGAGAATTATTACAACATTTAAGATTTATGTAAATATAGTTTTGTATCTGCTTCTAATTATTATGGAGGACCAATTTAATGGTGATATTCAAATTATGTAAAATCACCGAGCTGAGATGTAATATATAGAAGCTGCAGTGAAAGGGGACTATAATAGTAGTAAACAAATGCTAAGTCAAACAACTAGGAGAAAATCAGATGATAAACTTGCTGACCATATCTTGTATAGAGCACATACTATCAATGTTCCAATTACCAATCTCCAATTACAAAAGGTTTGGTATTTCGCTTTAGGATATATAATTGATCAAGGTGATATCAATCTTGCAAAAGCAACCTTTAATAACTCACAATTAGAGGCTTGGTTGTATGGACCAGTGGTCCCAAAACTTTATGAAGAGTATCAAGAATATCGAAATAAACCCATTTCTGATAAAGGAGAAAACCATTCAGAATTTGAGAAATATGATAATATGATAGATAAATTAATCCGCTTTAACCCATTTGATTTAGTTTCAATGAGTCATACACATACACATTGGAAGAAAAACGAAAGAAACATTAGAGTTTATGGTAAACGCCCACAATACAAATTTGAAGATTTATTGGAAAGTTTTCATACGTAATGCTAATACAAACACTGAGTATAAACTTGGTGTTTTTTTGTTGCTATCTTCTTTCTTCTGAGAATCAGACTAATCTTTGAATGTCATCAACATATATACTTCCGCTTATTTCATTACTTCTCTAATTATTATTAATTCAGATTCATATATTTAAGTTAAAAAAATATGATTATTTAACGTCATAATGGAAAGAATAATAATGTTAGGAATGATCTTGTGATTGTTCTTATATGTTGAAAAGTAAGTGAGCCATATGGAAATGTAACAATTTCAAATTACAAGGGGCGTTGTCTATGACAAAGACTTTGAAAAATCCGTTGGTAGTGTGTGCAAGTGCAGTAGCGGCGATTGTGATCGGAATAATATTAATTGCACCTTCTGATGCAGGTGCAGCGGATCGTTATCAATCGATGACAGAATTACAGCAGCAAACACAAGAAGGTGTAGATTGGCAGATAGATACGAAACAAGGGACAAATAACACAGTCATTATGGCACCGCACGGCGGAGGCATTGAACCAGGGACAAGTCAAATTGCAGAAGAAGTAGCAAATAAAAACAATGCAAGTTATTATTCATTCCAAGGTATCAGACCGACGAATAATAAAGAGTTGCATGTCACTTCTATCCATTATGATGAACCTAAAGCACAAGAAATGGTGAATCAATCTCAAAGAACAGTCACAATCCATAAAACAGCGTACTCAGGAAATGATATTTATGTAGGCGGACGCGATGCACAATTACGCAACAATATTTCACAATCACTTACTCAAAGAGGATTCGATGTTGCACCTGCGACAGGTAATATTGCGGGACAAAGTTTAAATAATATTACCAATCAGAACCAGCAGCAAGCAGGTGTACAAATTGAATTGAATAATCAGTTTGCCAACCAGTTCTTCAAA is a window from the Staphylococcus sp. IVB6181 genome containing:
- the nhaC gene encoding Na+/H+ antiporter NhaC; amino-acid sequence: MQGEEKNGQVVEEKEKKHIGIWPSLFTLGLMIAVMLFTVAVLKKEPHIPLMIGTAVAIGVAMLHGYKFDDVEQMMYKGIRHALPAIVIIILVGLIIGSWIGSGVVATMIYYGLQLIDPRFFLAVVVLLCGIVALAIGSSWSTMATVGVASMGIGMSMGINPGMVAGAVISGSYFGDKMSPLSDTTNLASGLTKVDLFEHIKHMMFTTIPALLISLVAFFFIGMQYGNKNFNPKNINKILTTMQDQFLISPWLLLIPLAVIVLVMLKVPAIPAICAGIILGFFAQIFVQGGSLIEALTALQTGYTMESGNKMVDELFNRGGLESMFYTISLTLVAMTFGGVLEYSGMLDSLISIILRWAKNTGSLLTSVILSCIGTNVTCSEQYISIIVPGRMYAKTFNEKGLHPKNLSRALEDGGTLTSVFVPWNTCGVFIASTLGVGVMEYAPFAIVNYLVPIISIIFAYTGFKIVKLPKDKRADAGKKKAVLPNDTNLA
- a CDS encoding Panacea domain-containing protein; the protein is MLSQTTRRKSDDKLADHILYRAHTINVPITNLQLQKVWYFALGYIIDQGDINLAKATFNNSQLEAWLYGPVVPKLYEEYQEYRNKPISDKGENHSEFEKYDNMIDKLIRFNPFDLVSMSHTHTHWKKNERNIRVYGKRPQYKFEDLLESFHT
- a CDS encoding poly-gamma-glutamate hydrolase family protein; amino-acid sequence: MTKTLKNPLVVCASAVAAIVIGIILIAPSDAGAADRYQSMTELQQQTQEGVDWQIDTKQGTNNTVIMAPHGGGIEPGTSQIAEEVANKNNASYYSFQGIRPTNNKELHVTSIHYDEPKAQEMVNQSQRTVTIHKTAYSGNDIYVGGRDAQLRNNISQSLTQRGFDVAPATGNIAGQSLNNITNQNQQQAGVQIELNNQFANQFFKNGNVYRPERENPENYTQQMHSFTDGVNEGLNQSQQ